From a single Eleginops maclovinus isolate JMC-PN-2008 ecotype Puerto Natales chromosome 2, JC_Emac_rtc_rv5, whole genome shotgun sequence genomic region:
- the LOC134873747 gene encoding uncharacterized protein LOC134873747 isoform X1 produces the protein MKAEVLWALNTVAKHQSCRSNDGIGELFQAMFPDSTVAKTFQCGRDKTSYILRFGVAEFVKKELISKVTGPFVIMVDESLNHATKRKQLDLHVRYWDDGQVQSRYLGSQFMGHATANDLLKEIKECAGHLDLSKLISISMDGPNVDKILRALHTLLHNVPARREDYEKTTRSTRFPLAWCGHRWLENLPVVIRALDIWSSMLVYTNAVRRKELPNPGTGSFAVIKEAQKDPLTLPKLQFFRSIAQLFDPFLRKYQTEEPVMPYLGKDLAELIKSLMRRFVKREVLQDITTAQLTKLDIGDKNILMPVHCVDIGLGAEEALKNSKSSDLRILEFKRDCMQGLSSMVKKVQEKSPLKYSTVRQMDCLDPTVMSSDPDGCKAKMKGLVQTFLLNRQLAGGVCAGDTILQQFDAALSVECRHEDFISFKPMQKRLDVFLHGFIGKAYPDLWAFCKTLLLLSHGQASVERGFSVNKEIKTENMQEETLVAHRLVYDYVAIHGGVTKVPLTPDLMKSVMAARSRYRVHLDEQRKKKETETQGKKRAHAEGQLQDLKVKRDSLHKVTESLGKEADELAEQAEGKAGSKMAHLISKSNALRRAAKDKLSQLKVLGDEIATKSAELKSM, from the exons ATGAAGGCAGAAGTTCTGTGGGCGCTTAACACAGTGGCTAAACACCAGTCATGCAGATCCAATGACGGCATCGGAGAGCTTTTCCAAGCGATGTTCCCCGACTCCACAGTTGCCAAAACATTCCAATGCGGGAGAGACAAGACGTCGTACATACTCCGATTTGGAGTGGCAGAGTTCGTCAAAAAAGAGCTTATCTCAAAGGTGACCGGGCCCTTCGTCATTATGGTTGACGAAAGTCTTAACCACGCAACAAAGAGGAAGCAACTGGACCTTCACGTAAGGTACTGGGATGACGGCCAGGTACAGTCCCGGTACCTGGGCTCACAATTTATGGGCCATGCCACAGCAAACGACTTGCTGAAGGAGATCAAA GAATGTGCGGGCCACCTGGACCTCAGCAAGCTGATTTCGATCTCAATGGATGGTCCAAAT GTGGACAAGATCCTCAGGGCCTTGCACACATTGTTGCATAATGTTCCCGCAAGACGAGAGGACTACGAGAAGACCACCAGGTCTACCCGCTTCCCGTTGGCATGGTGTGGGCACCGATGGCTGGAAAACCTGCCTGTCGTGATACGAGCGTTGGATATCTGGTCATCTATGCTGGTGTACACCAATGCTGTGAGGAGAAAGGAGCTTCCAAATCCTGGCACTGGAAGCTTTGCTGTAATCAAAGAAGCCCAGAAAGATCCCCTGACTCTACCTAAGCTGCAGTTTTTCAGGAGCATCGCCCAGCTATTTGATCCGTTTTTAAGGAAGTACCAGACTGAGGAGCCGGTGATGCCTTACCTAGGCAAAGATCTGGCAGAGTTGATCAAG AGTCTGATGCGTCGTTTCGTGAAACgagaggttctgcaggacatcACCACAGCCCAGCTTACCAAACTGGACATAGGTGACAAGAATATCTTGATGCCGGTGCACTGTGTTGATATTGGCTTGGGTGCTGAGGAGGCCCTCAAG AACAGCAAAAGTTCAGACCTCAGGATTCTTGAATTTAAAAGGGACTGCATGCAAGGACTCTCAAGCATGGTGAAGAAAGTACAGGAGAAGAGTcctcttaagtacagtaccGTTAGGCAGATGGATTGTCTAGACCCCACAGTGATGAGCAGTGATCCAGACGGCTGCAAGGCAAAGATGAAGGGACTTGTGCAGACATTTCTGCTCAACAGGCAGCTGGCAGGAGGAGTTTGTGCTG GGGACACCATTCTCCAACAGTTCgatgctgcgttgtctgtggaGTGCAGGCATGAAGATTTCATCTCCTTCAAGCCAATGCAAAAGAGGCTAGATGTCTTCCTTCATGGCTTCATCGGCAAGGCATACCCAGATCTTTGGGCGTTTTGCAAGACCCTTTTACTGCTTTCTCATGGTCAGGCGTCTGTAGAGAGAGGCTTCTCAGTGAACAAAGAGATCAAGACGGAGAATATGCAAGAAGAAACATTGGTCGCACACAGGCTTGTTTACGACTACGTTGCAATACATGGGGGCGTTACCAAGGTTCCACTTACACCTGACCTAATGAAATCTGTCATGGCTGCCAGGTCACGGTACCGTGTGCATTTGGacgaacagaggaagaagaaggagacagagacacaagggaAGAAAAGGGCACACGCGGAGGGGCAGTTACAAGACCTGAAAGTCAAGAGGGACAGTCTACATAAAGTTACTGAGAGCCTGGGCAAAGAGGCAGATGAGTTGGCAGAGCAAGCAGAGGGCAAGGCTGGGAGCAAAATGgcacatctgatttcaaaatcaaatgctcTGAGGAGGGCTGCCAAAGACAAGCTCTCCCAGCTTAAGGTTCTGGGGGATGAAATTGCCACCAAAAGTGCAGAGcttaaaagcatgtaa
- the LOC134873747 gene encoding uncharacterized protein LOC134873747 isoform X2 → MKAEVLWALNTVAKHQSCRSNDGIGELFQAMFPDSTVAKTFQCGRDKTSYILRFGVAEFVKKELISKVTGPFVIMVDESLNHATKRKQLDLHVRYWDDGQVQSRYLGSQFMGHATANDLLKEIKECAGHLDLSKLISISMDGPNVDKILRALHTLLHNVPARREDYEKTTRSTRFPLAWCGHRWLENLPVVIRALDIWSSMLVYTNAVRRKELPNPGTGSFAVIKEAQKDPLTLPKLQFFRSIAQLFDPFLRKYQTEEPVMPYLGKDLAELIKSLMRRFVKREVLQDITTAQLTKLDIGDTILQQFDAALSVECRHEDFISFKPMQKRLDVFLHGFIGKAYPDLWAFCKTLLLLSHGQASVERGFSVNKEIKTENMQEETLVAHRLVYDYVAIHGGVTKVPLTPDLMKSVMAARSRYRVHLDEQRKKKETETQGKKRAHAEGQLQDLKVKRDSLHKVTESLGKEADELAEQAEGKAGSKMAHLISKSNALRRAAKDKLSQLKVLGDEIATKSAELKSM, encoded by the exons ATGAAGGCAGAAGTTCTGTGGGCGCTTAACACAGTGGCTAAACACCAGTCATGCAGATCCAATGACGGCATCGGAGAGCTTTTCCAAGCGATGTTCCCCGACTCCACAGTTGCCAAAACATTCCAATGCGGGAGAGACAAGACGTCGTACATACTCCGATTTGGAGTGGCAGAGTTCGTCAAAAAAGAGCTTATCTCAAAGGTGACCGGGCCCTTCGTCATTATGGTTGACGAAAGTCTTAACCACGCAACAAAGAGGAAGCAACTGGACCTTCACGTAAGGTACTGGGATGACGGCCAGGTACAGTCCCGGTACCTGGGCTCACAATTTATGGGCCATGCCACAGCAAACGACTTGCTGAAGGAGATCAAA GAATGTGCGGGCCACCTGGACCTCAGCAAGCTGATTTCGATCTCAATGGATGGTCCAAAT GTGGACAAGATCCTCAGGGCCTTGCACACATTGTTGCATAATGTTCCCGCAAGACGAGAGGACTACGAGAAGACCACCAGGTCTACCCGCTTCCCGTTGGCATGGTGTGGGCACCGATGGCTGGAAAACCTGCCTGTCGTGATACGAGCGTTGGATATCTGGTCATCTATGCTGGTGTACACCAATGCTGTGAGGAGAAAGGAGCTTCCAAATCCTGGCACTGGAAGCTTTGCTGTAATCAAAGAAGCCCAGAAAGATCCCCTGACTCTACCTAAGCTGCAGTTTTTCAGGAGCATCGCCCAGCTATTTGATCCGTTTTTAAGGAAGTACCAGACTGAGGAGCCGGTGATGCCTTACCTAGGCAAAGATCTGGCAGAGTTGATCAAG AGTCTGATGCGTCGTTTCGTGAAACgagaggttctgcaggacatcACCACAGCCCAGCTTACCAAACTGGACATAG GGGACACCATTCTCCAACAGTTCgatgctgcgttgtctgtggaGTGCAGGCATGAAGATTTCATCTCCTTCAAGCCAATGCAAAAGAGGCTAGATGTCTTCCTTCATGGCTTCATCGGCAAGGCATACCCAGATCTTTGGGCGTTTTGCAAGACCCTTTTACTGCTTTCTCATGGTCAGGCGTCTGTAGAGAGAGGCTTCTCAGTGAACAAAGAGATCAAGACGGAGAATATGCAAGAAGAAACATTGGTCGCACACAGGCTTGTTTACGACTACGTTGCAATACATGGGGGCGTTACCAAGGTTCCACTTACACCTGACCTAATGAAATCTGTCATGGCTGCCAGGTCACGGTACCGTGTGCATTTGGacgaacagaggaagaagaaggagacagagacacaagggaAGAAAAGGGCACACGCGGAGGGGCAGTTACAAGACCTGAAAGTCAAGAGGGACAGTCTACATAAAGTTACTGAGAGCCTGGGCAAAGAGGCAGATGAGTTGGCAGAGCAAGCAGAGGGCAAGGCTGGGAGCAAAATGgcacatctgatttcaaaatcaaatgctcTGAGGAGGGCTGCCAAAGACAAGCTCTCCCAGCTTAAGGTTCTGGGGGATGAAATTGCCACCAAAAGTGCAGAGcttaaaagcatgtaa